A genomic stretch from Erysipelothrix sp. HDW6C includes:
- a CDS encoding DUF4097 family beta strand repeat-containing protein, which produces MKRQKQLTLGMIVIVTLLIVAISALIFRRINKPINLGSDSPIRDTASVIKEDTIPVKDVNTIEISSGSMDFELINGGNSEIITVKHISNMDTGTYAISVANGKLDLKGPSEDFNFNFNFMSHQINHIEVTIPDSKFATIQARLTSGQLKFDRLNAEKILLDVTSGDIEGKVLEGDSIAASSTSGSIEIDSIIGVYNVSTSSGDIEIESLLGSGSTSTTSGSTKIKSLDGVIKAQASSGDIEVDVLNFSDSSSFNTTSGSIELEIKSATVYCFETKTNSGSIELKNNNCVSNPNIISLETSSGDIRIK; this is translated from the coding sequence ATGATTGTGATTGTAACCCTATTAATTGTTGCAATCAGCGCACTCATATTCCGCAGAATCAACAAACCAATTAATCTTGGCAGTGATTCGCCAATTCGTGATACCGCATCTGTTATCAAAGAAGATACAATTCCTGTTAAGGATGTCAACACGATTGAGATTAGTTCTGGTAGTATGGACTTCGAACTTATTAATGGTGGTAATTCTGAAATAATTACTGTAAAACATATCAGTAATATGGACACAGGAACCTACGCAATCAGCGTGGCCAACGGCAAACTCGATCTTAAAGGACCATCGGAAGATTTCAATTTCAACTTTAATTTCATGTCTCATCAAATTAATCACATTGAAGTAACGATACCCGACAGTAAATTTGCAACAATTCAAGCAAGACTGACATCAGGACAGCTTAAATTTGATCGATTGAATGCCGAAAAGATTCTCTTGGATGTCACATCCGGTGACATTGAGGGTAAGGTATTGGAAGGTGACTCAATCGCGGCATCTTCAACATCTGGAAGTATTGAGATTGACAGCATTATCGGTGTATATAACGTATCAACATCTTCTGGAGATATCGAGATTGAATCACTTCTTGGTTCTGGAAGCACGTCAACGACATCGGGTTCAACGAAAATTAAAAGTCTCGATGGCGTCATTAAGGCTCAAGCTTCATCTGGCGATATTGAAGTTGACGTGCTCAACTTCAGTGATTCCTCATCATTCAATACGACATCTGGTTCCATTGAACTTGAGATTAAATCAGCAACAGTCTATTGTTTTGAGACAAAGACAAATTCTGGAAGCATCGAACTCAAAAATAATAATTGTGTTTCCAATCCAAACATTATCTCCCTTGAAACATCCAGCGGTGATATACGTATAAAATAA